In the Clostridium cellulovorans 743B genome, ATCATAGAGGATCCAGGCAAGATTATAGAAAATCTTAAGTTAATTGCAAAGTCCCCTGTGGTTTTAATTACGTTATTAGGAATAATTGTTCTTATTGTTTTACTTACTAAGGTAAGAAAGGTTAAATTTGATTCTAAGGTTATTACATATGTAGCGGTGGCAGTAGCTTTATCTGCAATCCTTTCATTTATTAAGATTTATAAGTTACCTATGGGAGGTAGTGTAACCTTAGGAAGCATGATTCCTATATTGATATTAGCTTTCGCTTACGGGTCAGAGGTTGGTTTTATAGCAGGTTTGGTTTTAGGCCTTGTAAACTTAGTTATAGATCCATATATACTGCATCCTGTACAAGTTTTATTTGATTACATATTGCCGTTTATGATTTTAGGTATAGCTGGTTATTTTAAGAATAAGCAGTTAGGAATTGTAGCAGCTGTTGTAGGCCGATTTATATTCCACTTCTTATCAGGAGTTATATTCTTTGCAGAATACGCGGGAGATATGAATCCATATATATATTCAATATTATATAATGGAACCTATTTAGTTCCAGAAATGATAATATCCATAGTTATTATTTCAGTAGTGCCTATTGAAAGAATTTTTCATAAGAGAAAAAGTAAGTATGCATAGATAAAGCACATAAATTATAAAAGGCCTAGTATTTTGAGAAATTAATTGTTCTGAAAGTACTGGGTTTTTTGCTGTCTATACTCTAATGCAATTAAAAAAACTTTGTGTTAGAATAATACAAGTGATGAGATGAAACGTGAGAGGTAATAAATATGGATTTTTTGAAAGCTGATGAGACTTTGGATGATTTGCAATTAAAGGATATACAAGTAATACAGAAGAAGGACGCATTTAGATTCGGTGTAGATGCAGTATTGCTTGCAAACTTTGCTAATGTTAAAAGAAGTCATAGAGTTATAGATTTATGTACGGGTACTGGGATAATTCCTTTTATACTAGCAGGAAAAACAGAGAGCAATTCTATAGTAGGAATTGAGATTCAAGATGAATTCGTTGAAATGGCAGATAGGACTGTGGAATATAATAAGTTGCAAGAGCGAGTAAGTTTTCATTGTAGGGACTTAAAGGACTTAGCTTTTTTAAAAACCTTAGGGTTAGTAGATGTGGTAACAGTTAATCCACCGTATAAGCTCCAAAACTCGGGGTTAATTAATCCTAATGATAAGAATGCTATTGCTAGGCATGAGATCCTTTGTACATTAGAAGACGTTATAATCGCCTCTAAGGCAGTTTTAAAGGATAATGGAAGACTATACATGGTTCATAGACCAGATAGGCTTGCAGATATATTCTGTCTAATGAGAAAACATAATATAGAACCAAAGAGAGTTAGAATGGTTCATCCTTCAGTTGGGAAAGCTCCTAATATAGTGTTAGTGGAAGGACAGAAATTTGGTGGTGCATTCTTAAAGTGGGATACACCTTTATATGTCCATGAGGAAGATGGAAGCTACACTAGAGAAATAGATGAGATATATGGTAGGTAATACTGGTGGTTTATAAGCGAAAGTTATATAAAATCATAAGTGAAAATTATATAAGAAAAAAATCATAATATTCGAGTAGAAATAATAGATTTTTAAGGTAGGATTAAAGTATGAGTGGTAAGTTATATATAGTAGGAACCCCTATTGGAAATTTAAGAGATATAACCATAAGAGCATTGGATACCTTAAAGGAGTGCGATATGGTTGCAGCAGAGGATACTAGGGTGACTCTTAAGCTTTTAAATCATTTTGAGATTAAAAAGCCTTTGATTAGTTATCATAAGTATAATGAGAAGGATAAAAGTGCTGACATATTAGAACTTGTTAAAGAAGGTAAGAATATAGCATTGGTTAGTGATGCAGGAATGCCAGGGATTTCAGACCCAGGCTCTATCTTGATTGAAAGAGCAGTGGCTGAAGATGTGCCTTTTGAGGTTATTCCAGGAGCTACAGCGGTTATAACAGCCTTGGTTTATTCAGCATTAGATACAACAAGCTTTACCTTTAGAGGATTTTTCCCAAGGGAGAATAAAGAAAGAGAAGCATTATTTGCTGATATAGAGAATTATAAGGATACTTTAATTTTTTATGAATCTCCATATAGAATAGTGCAAACACTTCAATATATCAAAGATAGATTAGGAAACCGTAGAATAGCTATATGTAGAGAAATAACTAAGCTATATGAAAGTATCTTTAGAGGAACTGTAGAAGAAGCCTATGAATTCTTTAATGAGAATTCTCCAAAAGGGGAATTTGTATTAGTTTTAGAAGGAAAGACCTTAGAAGAGATAGATAGGGAAGAAAGAGCTACTTGGGAACATATGACCATAGAGGATCATATTGTCATGGAGATGAAGCAAGGTCATAGTAAAAAAGAGGCTATAAAGCTTGTTGCTAAGGCAAGGGGTATGGCGAAGAATGATGTCTACAAATATTCAATAGATATAGATTAAATATGGCGGATGAGGCCTTTGTTTTAGCGGGGTTGTGGAAATTGGGTAGAATAAAGCAAAAAAAAGGAGTATTTAAGTAGAATTATAAGATAATCCGGCGTAATCCTATTAGAGACTTATGTATCCGTTGTCATAAAATTTTAAATCTGCTATAATAAAATAAGCTAAAGTTACGAAAAAATAAGGTTTGAGAAAAAGTTATACGGAAGAGTGAGGGGAGAACGAGAATATGAATAAGCGCATTGCACAATTATTAGTGGCTGTTGGTTTAGTTATAAGCATAACATTACCATCAGTTAGTACATATGCTGTCCCAACTGAAGCAGAGGTACAAGCTAGCCAAGCACAAGTTGATGAAGCAAGAGCGAAGGTTGAAGCTGCTGAGAAAAAAGTTGCGGAAATAACAACTGAGATTCAAAAATATGATCAGAAAATTACTGATCTAGTTATTAAAAAACAAGAAACAACTGAAAATATAGGAAATACAGAAGCGGATATAAAGAAAACAGAGGAAGATATTAAAGCTAAGCAACAGGAAGTCGATGAAAACCAAAAGCGTTTTGAAGAAAGAATGAAAGCTTTGTACAAGCGTGGGGGTCAAAATATCATCGAAATTTTATTTGACTCTAAAAACTTAGGTGAATTAATAGGAAAAATTGAAGGCGCTAAGAAGATTGCTGATCACGATAAAAAGCTACTTGCAGATTTAGAAGCGCAAAAGCAAGAACTTAAAGATAAGAGTGAAGATTTAGAGACAAAGAAAAAAGAGCTTGTTGATTTACAACAACAACAACAACAATCAATAGACCAAGTGAATGCAGAAAAAGCGAAGCAACAACCATTATTGGCTCAAGCTGAAGCTCAACGTGCAGAGGTACAAGCACTATTAAATTCTAGTGAAGGTGCATATGCAATTATTAAAGCAGAATATGATGAAATGGAACAAAAGTTAACACAAGGAACTGGTAATAGCAGCACAACTGGGGCTGGTGTATCTGTTGAACCATCAAGAGGTGAAATTTTATATTCTGGCGATGTAGGAGCTTTACTAAGAGAAGCAGAAAGACTTAGAGAAAAAGGTATTTATTATGCAGATGCTGGTACGACAGAGGAAGGATTTGATTGCTCAGGGTTCGTACAATATGTATATAGGCAATGTGGGTATAATATAACTAGAACAACATATACTCAAATAAAAGATGGACAACCTGTTGAACCAAATATTGCTAGCTTAAGACCAGGGGATTTAGTATTCTTTGGTGATCCATATGCACCACATCACGTTGGTATGTATATTGGAGATGGAATGTATGTTCATTCTCCAGAGACAGGAAAAAAACTTCAAAACGCATATTTGAGTAATAACAGTGAATTCTCTGCTGCTAGAAGAATTATAGGTTAAAAATGTACAAGCACCATAGACATGGTGCTTGTTTTCGTATACGTTTTTTTCTGTATAATTATTAAAGGATGTATTGGCATAAGAACAAATACAGCTGGAGTTCTGAGCTTTTAATTGTAACCATCATCACTAATGGGTAACATCACATAGTATTTATAGTGAAAAGGGAGATTTGAACTAACTAAGGTGGCTAAATGGTGAACTTATACAGCATACAATTATAGATGTCATTATCAATATTTTCATATAAATAAAAGGCTGTGTATTGCTACACAGCCTTTTATTTGTTAGAGAATTATTTCTTTAATTCTTCTAAACAATTATGGCAAATATTTTTACCTTTGTAATTTTCAACGTTTCTTGCATCTCCACAGAATATACAAGCTGGTTCATATTTCTTTAATATTATTTCTTCACCATCTACGTATATTTCTAACGCATCTTTTTCTGCTATGTCTAAAGTTCTTCTTAATTCGATTGGAATAACTATTCTTCCTAGTTCGTCTACTCTTCTAACTACACCTGTTGATTTCATTGGTAAGTCCTCCTCTTTACATATCTCGACAAATCGTACTATGAAATAGTAACAAAAATTACAGTATAAGTCAATGCTTTTTTAGAAAATATTATTTAAAATGAATTTTGTCGACCAAACTTTCTTTATTTACTATTTTATAACCATTTATTGCAAATTGTCAACAGTGAATTTGAAATAATTACAGAAAATGAAAGAAATTTGTGAATATTTATAATAAATATGACTTAAAATAAATTTTCTACACAAATGTATAATTTAGTATATAAAATGTATGTCGTTTTCTTAGTATATATAAGAGATAAAGAGAAAGCTAATTATTTTCTTTTTTATATGGTAAAATATATATGTATATGTGATTAATGATTATTTTTATAGGTTGGTGTATATAGTTATGAGATTTAAAAGTATGAAGATAGCAACTAAATTGTTCATAATAACATCGATTTTTTTTATGTTATTTTTAACTTTTACTATTGTATTTCAAAAAACTTTCTTAGAAAGAATGTATAAAGATGTAAAAAGAGATTCTGTTACGAAAACTGTAAGCACTTTCAAAGAGGAATTTGAGGGGATAGTAGAGGGTACAGAAGTATATTTTAAGATAAAAAAACTTGAACAAGAGGGGAATATTAAATTAGTTGTACTTCTTAGCAATAATCAATTTCCTATTAGGAGAATACCCACTGCAATGGGATGGGAAAATGTAAGAAGCGAGACAATTATACCATCCTCTGATGAGACTGGCGATAGAAGGGAACAGGATATAGATGCTATAATAGCGTCACCGATATTAGATGAGGATAAGCTAAATCGTTTATATTCAGGTGAGACAATTACATTTTTAGATAAAAACCTAAAGTGCGTAGTGAGTATGGAATGCAATGAAACTAGGAAAGCTGTAATTATTGGATACACATCATTGCAACCAATAAATGATGCTATAGATGTAATGAGTTCAGTTTATAAATATTTTATTATATTATCCGTCTTTGTGGTGTTTTTAATTACTGTATTCTTTGTAAGGGCTGTAACAAAGCCTTTAAAGAAGATAAATGAAGGAGCTATGAAAATGGCAGACTTAGATTTCTCTGAGCCATTTGAAATTGATAGGGAAGATGAAATAGGTAGCGTCGCATTAAGTTTAAATATTCTTTCGAATAATTTAAATAATGCACTGTCTTCGCTTACTGCTGCAAATATTAAGCTTAAGGAAGATATAGAAAAGGGAAAAAGGTTAGAGGAAATGAGAAAGGATTTTATTGCTGCGGCATCTCATGAATTAAAAACCCCTATAACTTTGATAAAAGGGTATGCAGAAGGTATAAAAGATGATGTCTTCGAAGGTGAGGAACTTGAAGAATCATTAGATATAATAATCGATGAATCAGAAAAGATGGCTAAATTAGTCGAAGGCATGCTAGAACTATCAAGACTTGAGAATGAAACAATTGAATTAGATAAAGTTTCTTTCAATATACAAGAAATGATTGAACTGGAGATTAGAAAATTTCAAAATGAATTAGAGAAAAAGAATATAAGTATCAATAGGCAATATGAGGGCCATAATGCCTTTGGAGAAAAGTTTAGAATCAACGAGATAATAACTAACCTATTAAGTAATGCAACACGTCACTGCGACGATAATGGAACTATAACGGTATATACGAATAACTATGATGATAAGGTATATGTTTCCATAGAGAATACTGGAGAAAAGATCCCAGAGGAAGAACAATCAAAAATTTGGAGTAAGTTTTATAAGGTAGATAAAGCAAGAGAAAGAAAATTAGGTGGAACAGGCTTAGGTTTAGCTATAGTAAACAATATTATAAAACTACATAAGGGCAGCTATGGTGTAGAAAATACTGAAACTGGTGTTAGGTTTTATTTTATTCTTCCACTTAAGTAGCTATAAAATAGTATGTAGATAAGCTTTAATAATATTTTCATATCTAATTGGTACTGTGTTGATAAAAGTAATGTAGATTTTTAAGAGACTGTGAAAAAAGTCTATAGGATGCATTAATAAGCAACTTTATAGACTCTCGTTAACAGCCTCTTTTTCATATTGTGTATCATTAAATTCTAGGTGATAAGTTTTATATTTAGAGATATATAGCGATTTGTACTAAATAACACAAAAAAAGGTTGCCAAGTCTGACAACCTTTTGTTAAGAGATAATTAGCTAAGTGTTACATTAATATCTAAATACTTTTTATCTCTATATACTTTAAATTTGATAGTATCTCCAGATACGTGAGAATTCTTTATAGTATTTATGTCTGCTACTGTTTTAACTGGCTTACCATCCATTTCTGTTATTATGTCATTAAGTAGTAGCCCAGCCTTTTCAGCGGCACTGAACTCTGTAATTGACATAATTGCTACTCCTTCAGGAATACTATAATATTCAGCAACATCACTAGTGATGTTTTTGCAAGAAATACCTAATACTAGTGCAGGCTTTATTAAGGCATCTATTTTTTCTTTAGCTACATTTATAGGTATAGAGAAGCCCATACCTTCTACAGAAGCAGTACTAGAAGATTCAGAACTACCACTCATTTTAAGTGTGTTTATTCCTATTACTTGACCTTGATCATTTAAAAGAGGACCACCACTGTTACCAGCATTTATAGCAGCATCTGTTTGAAGGAATGAATTACCGTTCACATCTCTATTAGTAGAACTAATTATACCTGTAGTCACAGTACCTAAGAACTCTGTGCCTAAAGGATTACCTATAGCAACTACTGGTTGGCCTGTAACAAGTTTAGAAGAGTCACCTAACTCTAATACAGCAGGCATTTCTTTATTATCAGTTACCTTGATTACTGCTAAATCTAAGTTTGCATCATAGTTTACTACCTTACCTTTTGCTTGCGAATTATCATTAAATAATATAGTAACTTCTGAAGCTCCCTCGATAACATGGTAATTAGTCATTATATAACCGTCTTTGCTAAAGATAAAGCCAGATCCTACGCTTTCACCTTGTTGACCTAATTGATTTACAGTTTTAGATGAGACCGCAACAACCCCTGCTTTAACAGTTTCGACTATCTGAGGTACAGGCATACCTCCAGTTACAGCTTCATTCATAGGTGCATAATTAGAATAATTTATTGGAGCTGTAGCAGTTTGGGTTATTGGCTTAGTTCCTATATATTTATGAGTTATAACTCCACCAAGAACTCCACTTAAAACGGAAATTGTTATTACTGAGATTACTCCCAGAGCAAATTTTCCACCAGTAAAGCCAGTGCGTTTCTTTTTAATTGGCTCATTAAATTGGTTTTCAGTACTTGCAGGGCTTGTTTCAGGTAATACTGATGTAAAATCCGAAGTGTCATTTGAAGTCTCTGAATCTGATGAAGTCATTGTAAAATTTATAGGGGCAGTATTATCAGTATTGTTTGTATAAGAACTTTCATTGTTTTGTCCATTTATTGTATTAATGTCATTAGAATCAACAGTATTATTGTTTTGATTTAATTCATTTTCTTTATTAAAATTGTTATCCATAATATAATATACCTCCCAAGTTATATTAATATTCTATAGTTATATCTTAGTATAATATTGTGTCAATTCAGTGACAAAAACAATACTATTTATAGGGTTTCCATGTACATCATTAGCTTATACATCAAAAAATAAATAAAGCTACTATAATTAATAGCAGCTTTATGGTATTAATGTCTAAAAACATCTTATATATTTATTTAAAAGCTTTCATTTACTAGTTTCTCATGTAAAAGTAAGTTAAATTTCATATTATAAATCCTACAGAATTCAGTAGTTTATGAGACTAATTTCTTAAAGCAGAGATGTTTGAAAGTAATCTTCTTAAGACTATAACTGATAATAAAACAATTACGGAAGTTAAGGCGATAAGTCCTCCAGGTGCAGCATCTAAATAATAGGAAGAAATTAATCCTAGCATAATGTCTATGATGCCAGTGAAGATTCCTATAATCATAGTAGCCTTAAAACCTTTTTTAAATTGTAAGGCAGTAGCTACAGGAAGAGTTATCATTGAGGAGATAACCAATATTCCTACTATCTTTACAGAAACAGCTATAGTAGCACTTACAAGAAGGATAAAGATATAATTTATTAACTTTACCTTTATTCCAGCGATTTTTGCGCCCTCTTCGTCAAAGGTTATATATACTAAATCATTGAATATAAATATCAAAGTAATTGCTGTTATAATTCCTAAAATAGCCATTGTCTTTAATTCACCTTTAGTTACAGTAAGCATACTACCAAAGAGATAAGAATTTATATTTCCAGAAGCTTTTCCTGTACTAATCAATGTAATTCCAATTCCAATACCGAGAGTTAAAACAATGGACATTATAAGGTCAGCATATTTGTTTAAGTATTTCCTAAGAAATTCTATAAGAAGTCCAGCAACTGAAGTTACTACAAAAGCTGATAAAAGTGGATTAGCACCAATCATAAGACCTAAGGCTATGCCAGCAAAGGAATTATGAGCTAAGGTGTCTCCCATCATAGAATATCTTTTTAAAACTAAAAAAATACCCACAGTAGGGCAAAGAATTGATATAAATAACGCACCTAATAGGGCATTTCGCATAAACTCGTATTGTAACATTGGTACCCCCTATTCACATAGATCACTAAATGCAATGTATTTTTCTACATCAAATAGTTTTGTAGTATTGTTTGTCATCTCAAAAATATGAGTTGAGTTGTCTCTGGCTGCTTTAAGATTGTGTTCAACAGACACAACGGTAACACCCTTTGTTAAGTTTAAGTCTTTGATTATTCCATATATTTCTTCTTGGCTTTTTACATCTATATTATTAGATGGTTCATCTAATATAAGTACTTCAGGTTCACCTAATAGGGCACGAGCTATAAAAATTTTCTGTTGTTGTCCACCAGATAAGCTACCTATTAGTCTATGTTTATATTTTTTCATACCAAGTGAATCTAGAATATTATCTACAAGAGACTTATCTTTAAGCTTTAAAGCCTTGAGATGGCTTTGGAGAGCTTCATTCACTGTAATTGGAAAACTACTATTACTGTCTAGTCGCTGAGGAACATAACCTATTTTAGGACTATTTATAGCTACAGAACCTTTGGAATGTTTCACTATTCCAAGAAGAAGTTTTATTAGTGTACTTTTCCCACATCCATTCTCACCTATAATAGATACATATTCACCTTTATTAATTTTTAGTGATACATCATTAACTATATAGGGTGCTTTATTATTATAAGAAAAGGACAAGCTTTTGATTTCTATCACAGTATCACTCCTTTAGACTATTAACTATGCACAAAGTTGCTTAAAATGAAATAAAAATGAACAAATACAATTTGCTATTCATAATTAATATTATGCTCAAAAAAACATGTAAATGCAAACCATTTGCAAGTAAAATAAAAAAATATATAAATTTTATCAATTTCCTTAGCGTGGATTTATATTATGTAGTAATTCAGCATAATACTATGGCATAATATATTAGGAATAAAAGCAATGAATTATTAAATGAATAAGAATATATTTTCAATATTAACAGTATTAACTAAAAATAAGGGATTTAAACTAGTACCCCAATTGAATTTAAACGAGAAGTTAGCTTAAATAAACAAGTATAGAAGGTGAAGTTATGAAGGAAACTATACAGCTTTTAAAAAGTTATATGAAGAATAAAGAAGATAAAATATATATAGTTGGTGAATATGTTAGAGATAAGCTTAAGGATTCCTCCAAAGAGCCAAAAACACTTGACATAGTTGTTGATGGTAATGAAGCTTGTCTTATAAAATATCTAGAAGCCCACGAGTTTAAGTTTGATAAGTTAAAAGATAAGCAAAGAGGCCATAAGAAAACAAAAGAATCGGAAGAACTGTATATATGGACTAATAAAGGCCAAAATATAGAGGAGTATCTACAGGGAGTAGACTTTACTGTAAATGCCATTGCGTTAGATATAAAGGATAATAAAATGATTGATCCTTATAATGGTCGCAGAGATATAAAAAGTAAATTAGTTAATGAAGTGATGCAAGAGAGCATAAGTAAGGCACCGATAAGAATAATTACTGCTATAAAGTTATCTTTAGAAAATGGAATGCATTTAGGTGGTTTTACTGAAGAACATATAAGATTATATAAGGATAAGATCGATGAAAGTGATAAAGATGAATTGTATGAAGCTTTACTATCGCTTTTTAGTAAAGATTTATATGGTAATGCCATTGAGTTCTTAGATAGATATGAGATCCTTGAAAATATTTTTCCATATATAAAGGAAGCTAAAACTATCGGTAAATGCAAATATCATGTAGTAAATGCTTATACACATATGGAGATGACTTATAGGAATTTTAAAGACCTTATATCAGGCAGATTATCTTTAAATGGTATAAAAGATGTATTGATAGATAAACTTGTACAAAATTTCTCACTGTACGATTACATAGCTATATCAGCGTTTCTTCATGATATAGGAAAGTTTGCAGCATATAAAAAAGAGAATGGGCAAGTATCCTTTACAAATCATAATGAACTTGGAGCAAGGATAACAGAAGAGGCACTTAAAAAGTTAGGCTTTCCTAAAGAAGCTATAGAAATTATTACTACTATAATAGAAGGGCATATGCATCCTCTTAGGATATTTAAGGCTGGTGGGATGTCACAGAAAAAAGCTATAGAAGATTTCTTTAATAAGTATAAAGAAATTGCACCTATGATTATAGCTGTTTCGTTTTGTGATGTTTATGCTACTCTATCTCTTAAAGATGATGATAATCAGGAAGATGCTTTTAAAATTTTTATGGAGAATCTTATTCAGGAATATAGAACTTTTATATAGATGCTACATGCAAAGAAAAGCTATAAATTTAATCTGATTTCAACAATGGAACTTATAGATAGAATCAATTTTTTATTAGTAGGTTAATGAGATCATAAAATTAGTTATAAGTACGTAGAAATTAAATAAAAAGTTTAAATACATCACATGTAGCGCGAGAGTAAAAATAAAAATTTTACCAATAAATTCCGAAAGAATTCGTTGATAATTGCTAAAAAATAACAAAAAGTTTAAACAGTTTGTCCACATGGCCGATTTGGTATATGTGGATAACTTTTTTAATTTCTGGGAGAGATATTGATAAAACTAGGATAAAAGACCTTAGTTTATCCACAAAATTGTGGAGTAATACACATGTTCTTGTGGATAACTTTATGTTTATCCCCAAAACGTATAGATTGTGCACAGTTATAAATTTTGTTTGCAAAAAGGTCGTAGTCTAAAATAGTCGAAGGAAAAAATGTAAAAAATCTTGATGCGAACAAGTGTTTGGTGGTAGAATTTATAGTGAATGGGGGAGAAGTGAATTATGAGATGTGAATATATTGATAAGTTAATTAATGCATGTGCATTTGTACCAGATTATAAAGACAACATAGGAAAAGTAACAAAGATATATTTAAAGACCGGAGGCTGTTTTGTAACTCGCTATTCCATGAGAAAAGTTATTGATGATTTTTGTACAATTAATCTTACGGATATAAATAAGTTAAGAAAACTTAGCGCAGAGCTCATAGGTGGTAAAAATTTAAAACCTATATACGTAAGAAAGGGAGTTGTTATGATTCCTATAAAAACTACAAAACCACTAGTTGATGGTGATAAGTGTTTTGCATACGTAAATCTACACTGTATAGATGATTTGTATATGGATGAAAGTATAATACGGTTAAATAATGGGGAAGAGATATGTTATGTTGAAAGTGCCAATGCAGTAAAGCTTAGATTGGCAGAGGGTACTATATTACAAAATAAAGTTACATTAAAAGGTGTATAAAGTAAAGTTATTTAAGTGCTTTTGTATATGTTTATAATAATTGAAAATATGTGCATAATTATATATATGTAAATGCAAACAAAATACACATAGGTGTTGTGGTTAACTTGTAAGATGGTTAATAACACTGTATAATATTATTAATTTAAGATTTCCAAAACTAAAACTTGATTTATTACTAAAGCTGAAATTTTAGACGGTACTAATAATTCAAGAACTGATCAAGGAATTCTAAAGATATAAAAGCATTGGAGGTGAAGGTTATGGAAAACAAGGAGTCTATTTTAAATGACTTATTGAGTATATCCCAAAATGTAATTGATTCCAATATAATACCCTTTAGTGATTTACCGGAATATGATCTATTCTTATCACAAGTTGTAGATTATCTAAATGATAGATTTGAAGGTGAAGATTTTACTAATAATATAGTTCAAAATTATGTTAAAAATGAAGTTGTATCAAAACCTCAAGATGGTAAGAAAAGAGGTTATACAAAGGTTCATTTAACTGAACTAGTGCTTTTAGGGCACATGAGACCAATTTTAACTTCTGATGAGATTAAAAAAGTATTTAGATTGGCATTTAATGATATTAATGATAGAACTGATGATATAATCCCTTGGGAAAGTGCTTACAAATCATTTACAGAGATACAGAAAAATGCATTTAGTGATTTGCAGGAAAAGGGACTTGTAGATGAAGTTATGATAAAAGAGTTAATAAAGCCATTCCAATTAAATGAAAAAGAAACAGAAAGAATAGTTGTCTTTTTAACAGTTATGACTTTAATAGCTCAAGCTAGTGCAATAAAAAAATTAGCAAGAAAAATCATAGATGAGTATTCAGAGGAATAGGTGTAATTCTTAGCTATTTGCATATATGTAAGTAGTGAGAGGAGTGCCTGAATATGGACAATATTATTAATTTAATTGGAAATGTAGGGTTTCCCATAGCTATTTCTATCTATTTACTAGTACGAATAGAAGGC is a window encoding:
- a CDS encoding metal ABC transporter permease encodes the protein MLQYEFMRNALLGALFISILCPTVGIFLVLKRYSMMGDTLAHNSFAGIALGLMIGANPLLSAFVVTSVAGLLIEFLRKYLNKYADLIMSIVLTLGIGIGITLISTGKASGNINSYLFGSMLTVTKGELKTMAILGIITAITLIFIFNDLVYITFDEEGAKIAGIKVKLINYIFILLVSATIAVSVKIVGILVISSMITLPVATALQFKKGFKATMIIGIFTGIIDIMLGLISSYYLDAAPGGLIALTSVIVLLSVIVLRRLLSNISALRN
- a CDS encoding metal ABC transporter ATP-binding protein, which encodes MIEIKSLSFSYNNKAPYIVNDVSLKINKGEYVSIIGENGCGKSTLIKLLLGIVKHSKGSVAINSPKIGYVPQRLDSNSSFPITVNEALQSHLKALKLKDKSLVDNILDSLGMKKYKHRLIGSLSGGQQQKIFIARALLGEPEVLILDEPSNNIDVKSQEEIYGIIKDLNLTKGVTVVSVEHNLKAARDNSTHIFEMTNNTTKLFDVEKYIAFSDLCE
- a CDS encoding HD domain-containing protein; translation: MKETIQLLKSYMKNKEDKIYIVGEYVRDKLKDSSKEPKTLDIVVDGNEACLIKYLEAHEFKFDKLKDKQRGHKKTKESEELYIWTNKGQNIEEYLQGVDFTVNAIALDIKDNKMIDPYNGRRDIKSKLVNEVMQESISKAPIRIITAIKLSLENGMHLGGFTEEHIRLYKDKIDESDKDELYEALLSLFSKDLYGNAIEFLDRYEILENIFPYIKEAKTIGKCKYHVVNAYTHMEMTYRNFKDLISGRLSLNGIKDVLIDKLVQNFSLYDYIAISAFLHDIGKFAAYKKENGQVSFTNHNELGARITEEALKKLGFPKEAIEIITTIIEGHMHPLRIFKAGGMSQKKAIEDFFNKYKEIAPMIIAVSFCDVYATLSLKDDDNQEDAFKIFMENLIQEYRTFI
- a CDS encoding DUF1836 domain-containing protein, which produces MENKESILNDLLSISQNVIDSNIIPFSDLPEYDLFLSQVVDYLNDRFEGEDFTNNIVQNYVKNEVVSKPQDGKKRGYTKVHLTELVLLGHMRPILTSDEIKKVFRLAFNDINDRTDDIIPWESAYKSFTEIQKNAFSDLQEKGLVDEVMIKELIKPFQLNEKETERIVVFLTVMTLIAQASAIKKLARKIIDEYSEE
- a CDS encoding YvrJ family protein, with the translated sequence MDNIINLIGNVGFPIAISIYLLVRIEGKLESLTNSINVLSSAINRIENNKNC